One segment of Falco peregrinus isolate bFalPer1 chromosome 4, bFalPer1.pri, whole genome shotgun sequence DNA contains the following:
- the ATP5PO gene encoding ATP synthase subunit O, mitochondrial gives MAAAAGLSLKVRQLSTSAARPLSKLVKPPIQVYGLEGRYATALYSAASKQKKLEQVEKELSRVWTLLKDPKLSSVVMNPHTKSTVKQKAVNDAIAKEKMSPIIVNLMNLLAENGRLRYTPEIVSAFGKIMSAYRGEVLCTVTTAQPLDDASLTELKSALNGFLAKGEVLKLEAKIDPSILGGMIVNIGEKYVDMSTRSKIQKLTKIMKETI, from the exons atggcggcggcggcggggctctCCCTGAAG GTGCGGCAGCTCAGCACGTCGGCGGCGAGGCCGCTCTCCAAACTGGTCAAG CCCCCGATCCAGGTGTACGGGCTGGAGGGGCGCTACGCCACCGCGCTGTACTCGGCCGCCAGCAAGCAGAAGaagctggagcaggtggagaaggagctgagccgAGTGTGG ACCCTCTTGAAGGACCCCAAGCTATCCAGTGTTGTTATGAACCCTCACACCAAGAGCACAGTTAAACAAAAAGCTGTGAACGATGCCATAGCGAAAGAGAAGATGTCCCCTATTATTGTCAACCTGATGA ATTTGCTTGCTGAAAACGGTCGCTTGCGTTACACACCAGAGATTGTTTCTGCGTTTGGAAAGATCATGAGCGCATACCGTGGAGAAGTGCTGTGCACAGTCACCACTGCACAG CCCTTGGATGACGCCAGCCTTACTGAGCTAAAAAGTGCTCTGAATGGATTCTTGGCTAAGGGCGAGGTCTTGAAGCTGGAAGCCAAG ATTGATCCGTCGATCCTTGGTGGCATGATTGTCAATATTGGGGAGAAGTACGTGGACATGTCAACAAGGTCAAAGATCCAGAAACTCACCAAAATCATGAAAGAGACTATCTAG